Within the Hypericibacter adhaerens genome, the region CCGGACAAGCTCCGGGAGACTAGTCGCCCGCGGCTGTTTTCACAAACGAAAATATTTCAGGAGAGGATGATCGAAATCGAACATCGCCCGCGCCCGGCCGGCGCCGGCCGGATCAGCGGGCCAGAAGCAGCTTGATCTTGCTGCGCTTGATCAGGCCCTTCAGCGCGGCCGGCGGGGGCCGGTCGGTGACCAGGAACTGCGCCTCCTCGAGCCGGCCCAGCCGCGCCATGGCGTTGCGCCCGAACTTGCTGTGGTCGGCCGCCAGGATGGTCTGGCGGGCATGCTGCATCATGGCCTGCGAGACCCGGACCTCGCGCACGTCGAAATCGAGCAGCGTGCCCTCGGCATCGATGCCGCCCACGCCCACCACGCAGAAATCGGTCTTGAACTGGCCGACGAACTCCACCGTGGCCTCGCCCACCAGGCCGCGCTCGCGGCTGCTCATCACGCCGCCCGCCACCAGCACCTCGAAATCGGCGTTCTCGGCGAGGATGTTCGCCGCATGCAGGTTGTTGGTGATGACCTTGAGCGCGCGGTGATCGAGGAGGGCACGGGCCACCTGCTCCGTGGTGGTGCCGATGGTGAGGAAGATCGAGCTGCCGTCGGGGATCTGCTCGGCCACGACATGGGCGATGCGCTTCTTCTCGTCGAGCTGCATCACCTGGCGCGCCTGGTAGGCGGCGTTCTCGATGCCCGACGGCAGGCCGGCGCCGCCGTGATAGCGGCGCAGCAGCGACTTGGCGCAGAGCCGGTTGACGTCGCGCCGGACCGTCTGCGGGGTGACCGAGAAATGCTCCGCCAGGGCTTCGATCGAGACGAAACCGCGTTGATGCACGAGGGCGAGGATCTGCTCCTGGCGGTCGGCTTCGGTCATGGAAGAGGTTTTACCCGTGTTGCCTGGCGCTCACGATACAACGCGATGCGCGCGCGCCGGAAGCCGGGACAGAAACCGGTCAGCCGAGCAGGAAGCCCCGGCCGATCTCGTCGCCGGGCTCGAGGCTGAACCGCGCGGTTCCGCTGAAATGGGCCCGGCCGCCCACCTCGACCCGCACCGCCGGGAACGCGCCGGCTTGGGCCCGCCCCAGCGCCCGGCCGGTGAAAACGGCCCCGGTCAGGCTCTGAAAGCGGCGAAGCTCGCCCGGCCCCGCGGTCTTCCGCGCGGCCTGGAGGGCCATGCGGGCGGTGACGCCGCTGCCCGTCGGGCTGCGATCGACCTCGCGCTCGGCGAAGACGCAGACATTGAGCGAGGGCTTTTCGGCGCCGTCGCCGCCATCGGTGAAGATGGTGCCGTAGAGGAAGGCGAGGTCGGGGTCGTCGGGATGGCTGAGCGCGATCTGCTGCTTCACCGCCGCCGTGACGCGGGCCGCCGCATCGACGAGATCGCGCAAGGACGAACCCGGCAGCGAGAGCCCCACACGCTCGGCCGGCAACACCGCATAGAAGGCGCCGCCATAGCCGATATCGAGCGCGATCCTGCCCGATCCCGGCAGCTCCACGTGCGCATCGAGCGCGAAGGCGAAGGCGGGCACGCTCTCGAACCGCACCGCGCCGTCCGCCGCCACCCAGGCCCGCACCAGCCCGCAAGGGCATTGGATATTGACCGGCGTCTCGCCCGTGGCCGCGCGCTTGACGCGCCCGCTCTCGACCGCCCAGCGGCCGAGCGCGATCACCGCATGGCCGCACATGGTCGAGTAGCCTTCGTTATGCATAAAGAGCACGGCGAGGTCGGCCTCCGGCAGGTCGGGCTCGACCGGGATCACGCCATACATGTCGAAATGGCCGCGCGGCTCGAAGATCAGCATCTTGCGCAGATGATCCAGCCGCTCGCGCGCATAGCGCCGCTTGGCGAGGATCGTGTCGCCCGGGATCGGCGGATAGCCCTTGAGCACGAGGCGCACGGGCTCGCCGCCGGTATGCATCTCGACAGTCTCAATCGCCAGCGGATCAGCCATGGCAGGACTTCCGGAAAATCAGGTCGGAGTCTGGCGGAAGATCAGGTCCGGGCGGGACTGACGGTGACAAGACCGAGCGTGGCCAGCACCATGCGCGTGATCAGTTCCGTCGCGGTGCGGTAATCCTCGGGCCCGATGCTCGCCTTGCCCAGGAGCGCGGGAATCTGGGTGTCGAAATCGGCATAGTGCTGCGTCGAGGCCCAGATCACGAAGAAGAGGTGATGCGGCTCGACCGGCGCGATCTTGCCCTGGCGGATCCAGCCATCGATGACTTCGCAATGGCGCTGGAAGCGCTCGGAGATGCGTCCCTCGATGACCGACAGGAAATGCGGCGCGCCGTGCAGGATCTCGTTGGCGAAGATCTTCGAGGCGCGCGGCCGGCGGCGCGAGAACTCGATCTTGTCGGCGATATAGAGCCGGAACGCCTCGGCCGGATCGCTGTCGGCGGTGAAGAGATCCATCGTCTCCTGCCAGCCATCGACGATGGTGTCGAGCAGGCGGCGATAGAGCTGCTCCTTGGTGCCGAAATAGTAGTGCAGGTTGGCCTTGGGCAATCCGGCCCGTTCGGCGATCGCCGCCATCGAGGCCGCGGCATAGCCGGCCTCGGCGAAAACCTCTTCGGCGGCAGCCAGGATACGCGCTTCGTTGACCACCCGCTTGGCGCCCGGACGCCGGCCGGGCTGTGCCGTCTGGATGGTTGCGTCGTTGAGTTCCATGGACCTTACAATTGCCGTCAATCAGGTCGGGGCGGTCTTCAATGATTGCCCACTCAATCCACAAACCTAACCCTATTGTCAGAAGGGTTACAAGGGCCGGCGGAGCCAGGAGATTGATGGCACAGGAATCGTCATGCCCTTCATGACTTCGCTGAATAACACCGCCGCCGAGCGGCCAGCCGATTGACCTGGGACGTGTCGGCATTAGCATCGGGCACCGCCCCGCTTCGATCGACAAGCCGGTTTGTGCAAGGGCGGATCTCAAGGACGGTCCCGGGTCGGGCATCATGAACGAGGCTTGGCGGCGCTTCCGGCAGGACAAGCTCGCCCTGGCTGGGTTGGTCATCATTGCTGCCACAGTATTGCTGGCCACGCTGGCCCCCTGGATCGCGCCCTTCGATCCGGCGGAACAGTTCTTCGACGGGCTGACCCTCGAGGGCTCGCCGCTGCCGCCCAATGCCCATTTCTGGCTCGGCACCGATCTGCTCGGCCGGGACCTGCTGTCGCGCCTGATCTATGGCGCCCGGACCTCGCTCGTCATCGGCGTGGCGGCGAACGGCGTCGCGGTCGTCGTCGGCGCGCTGCTGGGCTCCGTCGCCGGCTTCGTCGGGGGCTGGCTCTCCTCCGCCATCATGCGCCTCACCGACCTGATGATGGCGTTTCCCGCCTTGCTGCTCGCGATCGCGCTCGCCGCCATCTTCGCGCCCTCGCTCTGGATCGTGGCGATGGTGATCGCGATGGTGAACTGGGTGCAGATCGCGCGCGTGGTCTATACCGAGACGCGGGCGCTGGCGCAGCGCGACTATATCGAGGCGACGCGCGCGCTGGGGGCCGGCCCTTTGCGCATCCTCTTCCGCCACATCCTGCCGCATCTGGTGCCGACCGTGCTGGTCTATGCCACGCTCGGCATCGCCACCACGGTGCTGCTCGAGGCGACCCTCTCCTTCCTGGGCGTGGGCGTGCGCCCGCCCACGCCGTCCTGGGGCGGCATCATCTTCGAGAGCCAGTCCTACTTCCTCTCGGCACCCTGGCTGGTGTTCTTCCCCGGCGCCGCGATCCTGCTGGTGGCGCTCGCCTTCAACCTGGTGGGCGACGCCTTGCGCGACGCGCTCGACCCGACCCAGCGGGGGCGCGGCTGATGTGGGGCTATCTCT harbors:
- a CDS encoding ABC transporter permease, coding for MNEAWRRFRQDKLALAGLVIIAATVLLATLAPWIAPFDPAEQFFDGLTLEGSPLPPNAHFWLGTDLLGRDLLSRLIYGARTSLVIGVAANGVAVVVGALLGSVAGFVGGWLSSAIMRLTDLMMAFPALLLAIALAAIFAPSLWIVAMVIAMVNWVQIARVVYTETRALAQRDYIEATRALGAGPLRILFRHILPHLVPTVLVYATLGIATTVLLEATLSFLGVGVRPPTPSWGGIIFESQSYFLSAPWLVFFPGAAILLVALAFNLVGDALRDALDPTQRGRG
- a CDS encoding TetR family transcriptional regulator C-terminal domain-containing protein; translation: MELNDATIQTAQPGRRPGAKRVVNEARILAAAEEVFAEAGYAAASMAAIAERAGLPKANLHYYFGTKEQLYRRLLDTIVDGWQETMDLFTADSDPAEAFRLYIADKIEFSRRRPRASKIFANEILHGAPHFLSVIEGRISERFQRHCEVIDGWIRQGKIAPVEPHHLFFVIWASTQHYADFDTQIPALLGKASIGPEDYRTATELITRMVLATLGLVTVSPART
- a CDS encoding DeoR/GlpR family DNA-binding transcription regulator, producing MTEADRQEQILALVHQRGFVSIEALAEHFSVTPQTVRRDVNRLCAKSLLRRYHGGAGLPSGIENAAYQARQVMQLDEKKRIAHVVAEQIPDGSSIFLTIGTTTEQVARALLDHRALKVITNNLHAANILAENADFEVLVAGGVMSSRERGLVGEATVEFVGQFKTDFCVVGVGGIDAEGTLLDFDVREVRVSQAMMQHARQTILAADHSKFGRNAMARLGRLEEAQFLVTDRPPPAALKGLIKRSKIKLLLAR
- a CDS encoding proline racemase family protein, with protein sequence MADPLAIETVEMHTGGEPVRLVLKGYPPIPGDTILAKRRYARERLDHLRKMLIFEPRGHFDMYGVIPVEPDLPEADLAVLFMHNEGYSTMCGHAVIALGRWAVESGRVKRAATGETPVNIQCPCGLVRAWVAADGAVRFESVPAFAFALDAHVELPGSGRIALDIGYGGAFYAVLPAERVGLSLPGSSLRDLVDAAARVTAAVKQQIALSHPDDPDLAFLYGTIFTDGGDGAEKPSLNVCVFAEREVDRSPTGSGVTARMALQAARKTAGPGELRRFQSLTGAVFTGRALGRAQAGAFPAVRVEVGGRAHFSGTARFSLEPGDEIGRGFLLG